The Clostridium chauvoei genome has a window encoding:
- the mscL gene encoding large-conductance mechanosensitive channel protein MscL, whose translation MKTKGKSFFQEFKDFAMKGNIIDLAVGVVIGGAFNKIVSSLVKDIIMPSVGLLTGGVNFEYLTLILKPEENGNPAVVLNYGVFIQNVVDFIIIALSIFIMIKVINKLNRKKEEVKEKKISKEEVLLTEIRDVLQELNSRKTVKDDI comes from the coding sequence ATGAAAACAAAAGGGAAAAGTTTTTTTCAAGAGTTTAAAGATTTTGCTATGAAAGGCAATATTATAGACTTAGCTGTTGGTGTTGTTATAGGTGGTGCTTTCAACAAAATAGTATCTTCACTAGTTAAAGATATAATAATGCCTTCAGTTGGACTATTAACAGGAGGAGTTAATTTTGAATATTTAACATTAATCCTAAAACCTGAAGAGAATGGGAATCCAGCCGTAGTATTAAATTATGGTGTATTCATTCAAAATGTAGTTGATTTTATAATAATAGCTTTATCTATATTTATTATGATTAAGGTTATCAACAAACTAAATAGAAAAAAAGAAGAAGTAAAAGAAAAGAAGATTTCAAAGGAAGAAGTATTGTTAACTGAAATAAGAGATGTATTACAAGAATTAAATTCTAGAAAAACAGTTAAAGATGACATATAA
- a CDS encoding pro-sigmaK processing inhibitor BofA family protein, whose product MDYQMILYAIIGLALLYLVIKFLKWPLKILLNGVIGIVLLYIANFIGGYLGFSIGINAVTALIAGFLGVPGVIFLIIFQLFL is encoded by the coding sequence ATGGATTATCAAATGATATTATATGCAATAATTGGGTTAGCCTTATTATATTTAGTAATAAAGTTCCTAAAATGGCCTTTAAAGATATTACTTAATGGAGTAATAGGAATAGTTTTACTATATATAGCAAATTTTATAGGAGGATATCTTGGTTTTTCTATAGGAATCAATGCTGTAACAGCATTGATTGCAGGTTTTTTAGGAGTACCAGGGGTTATTTTCCTAATAATATTTCAGTTATTCTTATAA
- a CDS encoding YaaL family protein — translation MNKGIIADLLMQRVDYSKEDQEIIDNIEDARMEMEVARAMFDFVSDPKLIEVAIHAEDVAKMRYDYLISLAKKREIRRKID, via the coding sequence ATGAATAAAGGTATAATAGCGGATTTATTAATGCAGAGGGTAGATTATAGTAAAGAGGATCAAGAGATAATTGACAATATAGAAGATGCTAGAATGGAGATGGAAGTAGCAAGAGCTATGTTTGATTTTGTAAGTGATCCTAAATTAATAGAAGTAGCCATACATGCTGAAGATGTGGCTAAGATGAGATATGATTATTTAATTTCACTTGCTAAAAAAAGAGAAATACGAAGAAAAATAGACTAA